GACGGCCTTGCTGTCTGGGATGCCCTGCGCGGCATTGGCGTGATGGCCGTGGGTGTTGAAACCTATGCCAACTCGCGCCGTCTGGAAAAATCACTGCGCCTGCAAAACGCCGATCTGCACACGCAATATAACCTGATCGAAGCCGCCCTTGCCCGCCCAAAGGTCAAAGAGGCCGATTTCCGTGGCAAGGCAAAGCATGTCGAATATCGCGAACGCGACCACCAACCGGCCATGCTCTGCACCCTTGTCATGACCGACAACACGGATGCCAACGGGGTGGCGCGCTACCCGGTCGGCAATCTGCCGGTCATGGACCCGGACACCGGCAAAACCCTGATTGATGAACTGGGCCGTCGTTCCTATACGACCTCCATCGCATTCGGCCCCAGCATCGGCAAAAACATCGCCCTTGCCTATCTGCCGTGGGATTATTGCCAGGAAGGCCGCAAACTGACCGTCTCCTATTTTGACGAGATTTACCCGGTCGAAGTCGTCGGCATCGGCTACAAGCCGCTTTACGACCCGGAAAACCTCAAACCGCGCAGCTAACGCCCCACACTGCGGATAAAAAGAACGGGGGCCACTGCTGGCTCCCGTTTTTCGTTTCAATCGGGTTAGTCCAAACCTCGCGACTAGCTGGCCTTCGCCAGAACATTGTGCGGATCAAGCACGAATTTCTTGGCCGCCCCCTGATCAAAGCTTTCATAGCCCTTCGCCGCATCATCAAGCGATATCACCTGCGCATTGACGATATCGGCAATCTTCAGGCGGTCATGCAGGATGGCCTGCATCAGTTGGCGGTTATATTTGATCACCGGCGTCTGCCCGGTATGGAACGACTGCGCCTTGGCCCAGCCCAACCCGAACCGCAATGACAGACTGCCCTGCCTGGCCGCATCATCGACCGCACCGGGATCTTCGGTCACATAAAGCCCCGGAATGCCGATGGAACCAGCCGCACGTGTGATTTCCATCATCTGGTTCAGGACAATGGCCGGCTGCTCACCGCCGCTATGCCCGCGGGCTTCAAACCCGACCGCATCGATGGCGCTGTCGACTTCCGGGCTTCCGGTGATCTCGGCAATCATTTCGCCCAGACGATCACTTTGCGACAGATCGACCGCTTCAAAGCCCATCTTCGATGCATGTGCCAGACGTTCCTTGTTGAAATCACCGACCATCACGACGGCGGCACCCAGGATACGTGCTGATGCGGCGGCGGCCATCCCGACCGGCCCGGCACCGGCCACATAAACGATGGACCCGACACCAACACCGGCCTGCACCGCCCCGTGGAACCCGGTCGGCAGAATGTCGGACAGCATCGTCAGGTCACGGATTTTATCCATCGCCTGATCCCGGTCGGGGAATTTCAAAAGGTTGAAATCGGCATAGGGCACCATGACATAACGCGCCTGCCCGCCGATCCAGCCGCCCATATCGACATAGCCATAGGCACCCCCGGCCCGCGCCGGGTTCACCGTCAGGCACACACCGGTATCCTGCGATTTGCAGCACCGGCACCGCCCGCAGGCAACGTTGAACGGGACCGATACGATATCCCCGATCTCAAGCTGCTCGACGTCGCTGCCTTTCTCGATGATCTCGCCGGTGATTTCATGCCCCAGAACCAGCCCCGGCTCCGCAGTCGTGCGGCCACGCACCATATGCTGGTCCGATCCGCAAATGTTGGTACTGATCACTTTCAGAATGACGGCATGGTCAAGCTTCCGGCCATTCGGCGATGCCATCACCGGATCGGCAATATTCCTGACCTCTACCTTGCCGGGCCCGACATACACCACACCTCTGTTGCTGCTCATCTGCTTCCTCCTCCGATTATGTGACGCCGGAATTACTTCCCCGGCCTTCCATTCCAATCAGCAGGCTCCTGCCCGGACAGAACGTTTCCAAGGCAGAACCCCGGAAAACGGAGGACAAAAACCATCCTATGATTGCAATTTCAGAGAATAACAAAACCCGGAGGATATGGACTGAACGAATACGACGAATGGAGAGTACCATTGCGCATATCGCTTGGTTGCAGGGGCTCCACAATCAAGTCAGCCCAAAGGAAGCCGTAACGGCCCGCAGCCAAAGCAGCTCAATCAACCAGCATTACTCGGCAACCCCGTGCAGAAACAGTCCCCATGCCTGATCGAAATAATGGTCCCGGACTGTTTCATCGTCATACCTGTTTCCGCCCAGCATGGCGTGGTTTGACGGTCCGAACACGATAGAATGGATAAGATGTTCGGCAATCGTTATCGGGTCGCCGTTGCGCAACAATCCGTCACGCTGCGCATCCCTGACAAGCCCGACAAGGCGCGCCATGATCGGATCATTATCCGTATGCCCCGCACCAGCAGCACCAGCAGCACCAAACACCACAGCCTCACTCATCGCGATGCGCTTGAAGGCAACCATCTCCGGGCGCAGGTTCACCGACAGGAACCATCTGGCCACACGGCGCAACCGCTCAAGGGCGTCGCCACTGCCTGCAACCGCACTGATTTCCTGCTCAAGATTTTCCAGAACACCGGCACGTAAACGGCTCACCACCGCCCCGAACAAATCTGCCTTTGACGGGAACCTGCGATAGATCGTGTCCTTGCCCGCGTTGCAGGCCGCGGCCACCTGCTCCATCGAGGTCGCGGCATATCCCTGGGCTGCAAACAACTGCGCTGCCGTGTCGATAATCCGGCTGGATGTTTCGGCCGAATCTTCTTTTGGCGGCCGTCCGATACGGCGCTTGGGCGCACCTGTTTTTGTCATGATCCCTCTCTCCACACCGCCAAGGCACCCGGCTGTATTTCAACCGCTGTGCCCTCGCAGGAAAAGGCGCACCTCACGGTAAATATGCCCCGTTCCTAGCAGAAGACACCGCCACCGTCCACGGCCAATCCCCAACCTCAAGAACCCATAATACATCTAGTGTCTTAAATAATATGAAAAATTAACTGGACGGAACCGTCCCGTTTGTTTTACATAAGTCGCAATTAATAATGATACGCATTACAGAACCATGATCTGCTTGCCCGCAAAGCGACGAACCAGAAAAGGCCCAACAGATGACAGTGATATCTCCGATGCATGCGCGCATGATATTGCTTGCAACCTCCACGATGCTAAGCCCCCTTGCGGCCAACGCGCAGAACGCGGCAGTAACGCTCCCGACGATCGAGATCGAGGCCGACGCCCCCGATCCGGCTTCGACACGGGATTCCTACCTTGATGAAACCCCGAAAAGTGCAACCAAGACATCAACACCGGCACTGGAAACCCCGCAATCCATCAGTACCGTCACACGCCGCCAGCTTGACGATCAAAATCCGCAAAGCGTGAAAGATGCCCTGAATTACACCGCCGGTGTCCTGTCGACCCCGGATACGACAAACCGGTATGACAGCCTGTTCATGCGCGGCTATGGCGGGTTCGGCACATCGACGCGTATTGTCGATTTTCTGGATGGTCTGCGCCTGCCCCGCGGACAGGGTTTTGCCTTGCCCTCGATTGATCCCTTCCTGCTTGATCATCTTGACGTGCTCAAGGGACCATCGGCCGTGGTGTATGGTCAGACAAGCCCGGGGGGCATGGTCAATCAGGTGTCGCGCACACCAGATGACGTGTCCTATAACGAAGCCCGC
The Thalassospira xiamenensis M-5 = DSM 17429 DNA segment above includes these coding regions:
- a CDS encoding TetR/AcrR family transcriptional regulator: MTKTGAPKRRIGRPPKEDSAETSSRIIDTAAQLFAAQGYAATSMEQVAAACNAGKDTIYRRFPSKADLFGAVVSRLRAGVLENLEQEISAVAGSGDALERLRRVARWFLSVNLRPEMVAFKRIAMSEAVVFGAAGAAGAGHTDNDPIMARLVGLVRDAQRDGLLRNGDPITIAEHLIHSIVFGPSNHAMLGGNRYDDETVRDHYFDQAWGLFLHGVAE
- the fdhA gene encoding formaldehyde dehydrogenase, glutathione-independent; translation: MSSNRGVVYVGPGKVEVRNIADPVMASPNGRKLDHAVILKVISTNICGSDQHMVRGRTTAEPGLVLGHEITGEIIEKGSDVEQLEIGDIVSVPFNVACGRCRCCKSQDTGVCLTVNPARAGGAYGYVDMGGWIGGQARYVMVPYADFNLLKFPDRDQAMDKIRDLTMLSDILPTGFHGAVQAGVGVGSIVYVAGAGPVGMAAAASARILGAAVVMVGDFNKERLAHASKMGFEAVDLSQSDRLGEMIAEITGSPEVDSAIDAVGFEARGHSGGEQPAIVLNQMMEITRAAGSIGIPGLYVTEDPGAVDDAARQGSLSLRFGLGWAKAQSFHTGQTPVIKYNRQLMQAILHDRLKIADIVNAQVISLDDAAKGYESFDQGAAKKFVLDPHNVLAKAS